In Helianthus annuus cultivar XRQ/B chromosome 9, HanXRQr2.0-SUNRISE, whole genome shotgun sequence, the following are encoded in one genomic region:
- the LOC110878249 gene encoding probable receptor-like protein kinase At3g17420 isoform X1, with product MLFALLYRKGDTDIQIIWGFIFKTSVVRSMEYNNSLIMGRVILAFDATKDRNEQEFMNVINGIISSREVLQRGDTIVVFGVLHKISHPLGIQLQIDGVNIRAMEEEIQLKLDTYAKMLLRSAVDCKEVGVDIEVKITCGTPIKKIIQQEAIACNATWVILDRQLKRDVKFYQGQIHCNLATLSDDLKLRTLSTEPTIDTDSTEVKVVLYRSKHVQLSANPHPRDNQNVDQTSISHSYSGSYSSIENLEMPSKKSSSSLMRKSFVQSSMLSDDIEGLSKQHVSAGGAGNNHNISSHMIGTSGKTPRRKRSTKPVVCNACGMTTELYINESIRFGYAEIQEATNFFSADNLLGEGGYGLVYKGQLKDGQIIAAKVRKQASTQGFEEFHSEVYVLGFARHRNIVMLLGYCCKEDTNILVYEYICNRSLEWHLFDEAANVLEWNKRRAIAIGTAKGLRFLHEECRSSPIIHRDLRPSNILLTHDFVPMLGDFGLAKWKTNDSPIQTRILGTLGYLAPEYAENGMVSVRTDVYAYGITLIQLISGRKVVNPNIEDYHQSLRQWAEPLVESLALHDLIDPRLGDSYDPYELYHMAKTAYLCVKVDPEKRPSMGEVVQLLEGETEHFKTLTEQFIPHFNP from the exons ATGCTATTTGCCCTTTTGTACAGAAAAGGAGATACAGATATCCAAATCATATGGGGCTTCATTTTCAAAACAAGTGTTGTGAGATCAATGGAATATAACAATTCTTTGATCATGGGTCGTGTGATCTTGGCCTTTGATGCAACAAAAGATCGAAACGAACAGGAGTTTATGAACGTTATTAATGGGATTATATCGAGCCGTGAAGTTCTTCAAAGGGGAGATACCATTGTGGTGTTTGGTGTTCTGCATAAGATTTCACATCCCC TTGGTATCCAACTGCAGATAGATGGAGTAAACATCAGAGCTATGGAAGAAGAAATTCAATTAAAACTCGATACGTATGCGAAAATGCTACTAAGAAGTGCGGTAGATTGCAAAGAAGTTGGG GTTGATATTGAAGTAAAAATTACTTGTGGAACTCCTATTAAGAAGATTATTCAACAAGAGGCTATAGCTTGTAATGCAACATGGGTGATCCTTGATAG GCAACTGAAACGGGATGTGAAGTTTTACCAAGGTCAAATCCATTGCAATCTTGCTACACTTTCAGATGACTTGAAATTAAGGACTTTAAGTACCGAGCCAACTATCGACACAGATAGTACAGAAGTCAAAGTCGTTCTCTACAGGTCAAAGCATGTTCAACTGTCCGCTAATCCTCATCCACGGGATAATCAAAATGTCGACCAGACAAGCATCTCTCATAGCTACTCGGGGTCATATAGTTCTATTGAAAATCTAGAAATGCcttcaaagaaatcttcttcctcTTTAATGCGCAAATCCTTTGTTCAAAGTTCCATGTTGTCTGATGATATTGAAGGTTTATCAAAGCAACACGTATCAG CAGGTGGAGCCGGAAATAATCACAACATATCCTCGCATATGATTGGAACTTCAGGGAAAACTCCTAGACGAAAAAGATCTACTAAACCCGTTGTGTGCAATGCTTGTGGGATGACAACAGAACTGTATATCAATGAATCCATCAGATTCGGTTACGCAGAAATACAAGAAGCCACAAACTTTTTTTCAGCTGACAACTTGTTAGGTGAAGGAGGTTATGGTCTAGTTTATAAGGGTCAACTTAAAGATGGGCAAATTATTGCTGCTAAGGTGCGAAAACAAGCGAGCACACAAGGATTTGAGGAATTTCATTCTGAggtttatgttttgggttttgcACGCCATAGAAATATTGTGATGTTATTGGGTTATTGCTGCAAAGAAGATACTAACATATTGGTTTATGAATATATCTGCAATCGATCACTTGAGTGGCATCTATTCG ATGAAGCAGCCAATGTTCTTGAGTGGAATAAAAGACGAGCAATTGCAATAGGAACTGCGAAAGGATTGCGATTTCTTCACGAAGAGTGTCGCAGTAGTCCTATCATTCACAGGGATCTTAGACCAAGCAATATATTGCTCACTCATGACTTTGTGCCAATG TTAGGTGACTTTGGGCTTGCAAAGTGGAAGACAAATGATTCTCCTATCCAGACTAGAATCCTTGGTACATTGGG TTATCTTGCACCAGAATATGCAGAGAATGGCATGGTTTCAGTGAGAACAGATGTTTATGCATACGGTATTACTCTTATACAGTTAATATCAGGACGGAAAGTTGTTAATCCAAATATTGAAGATTACCATCAATCCTTAAGACAATGG GCCGAGCCATTAGTTGAGAGCCTTGCATTGCATGATCTAATCGATCCACGccttggagattcatatgaccccTACGAACTATATCACATGGCCAAAACAGCATACTTGTGTGTGAAAGTTGACCCTGAGAAACGTCCATCCATGGGAGAG GTTGTGCAGCTTCTTGAAGGGGAGACCGAACATTTTAAAACATTGACCGAGCAATTCATACCACATTTTAACCCTTGA
- the LOC110878249 gene encoding probable receptor-like protein kinase At3g17420 isoform X2: MLFALLYRKGDTDIQIIWGFIFKTSVVRSMEYNNSLIMGRVILAFDATKDRNEQEFMNVINGIISSREVLQRGDTIVVFGVLHKISHPLGIQLQIDGVNIRAMEEEIQLKLDTYAKMLLRSAVDCKEVGVDIEVKITCGTPIKKIIQQEAIACNATWVILDRQLKRDVKFYQGQIHCNLATLSDDLKLRTLSTEPTIDTDSTEVKVVLYRSKHVQLSANPHPRDNQNVDQTSISHSYSGSYSSIENLEMPSKKSSSSLMRKSFVQSSMLSDDIEGLSKQHVSGGAGNNHNISSHMIGTSGKTPRRKRSTKPVVCNACGMTTELYINESIRFGYAEIQEATNFFSADNLLGEGGYGLVYKGQLKDGQIIAAKVRKQASTQGFEEFHSEVYVLGFARHRNIVMLLGYCCKEDTNILVYEYICNRSLEWHLFDEAANVLEWNKRRAIAIGTAKGLRFLHEECRSSPIIHRDLRPSNILLTHDFVPMLGDFGLAKWKTNDSPIQTRILGTLGYLAPEYAENGMVSVRTDVYAYGITLIQLISGRKVVNPNIEDYHQSLRQWAEPLVESLALHDLIDPRLGDSYDPYELYHMAKTAYLCVKVDPEKRPSMGEVVQLLEGETEHFKTLTEQFIPHFNP, from the exons ATGCTATTTGCCCTTTTGTACAGAAAAGGAGATACAGATATCCAAATCATATGGGGCTTCATTTTCAAAACAAGTGTTGTGAGATCAATGGAATATAACAATTCTTTGATCATGGGTCGTGTGATCTTGGCCTTTGATGCAACAAAAGATCGAAACGAACAGGAGTTTATGAACGTTATTAATGGGATTATATCGAGCCGTGAAGTTCTTCAAAGGGGAGATACCATTGTGGTGTTTGGTGTTCTGCATAAGATTTCACATCCCC TTGGTATCCAACTGCAGATAGATGGAGTAAACATCAGAGCTATGGAAGAAGAAATTCAATTAAAACTCGATACGTATGCGAAAATGCTACTAAGAAGTGCGGTAGATTGCAAAGAAGTTGGG GTTGATATTGAAGTAAAAATTACTTGTGGAACTCCTATTAAGAAGATTATTCAACAAGAGGCTATAGCTTGTAATGCAACATGGGTGATCCTTGATAG GCAACTGAAACGGGATGTGAAGTTTTACCAAGGTCAAATCCATTGCAATCTTGCTACACTTTCAGATGACTTGAAATTAAGGACTTTAAGTACCGAGCCAACTATCGACACAGATAGTACAGAAGTCAAAGTCGTTCTCTACAGGTCAAAGCATGTTCAACTGTCCGCTAATCCTCATCCACGGGATAATCAAAATGTCGACCAGACAAGCATCTCTCATAGCTACTCGGGGTCATATAGTTCTATTGAAAATCTAGAAATGCcttcaaagaaatcttcttcctcTTTAATGCGCAAATCCTTTGTTCAAAGTTCCATGTTGTCTGATGATATTGAAGGTTTATCAAAGCAACACGTATCAG GTGGAGCCGGAAATAATCACAACATATCCTCGCATATGATTGGAACTTCAGGGAAAACTCCTAGACGAAAAAGATCTACTAAACCCGTTGTGTGCAATGCTTGTGGGATGACAACAGAACTGTATATCAATGAATCCATCAGATTCGGTTACGCAGAAATACAAGAAGCCACAAACTTTTTTTCAGCTGACAACTTGTTAGGTGAAGGAGGTTATGGTCTAGTTTATAAGGGTCAACTTAAAGATGGGCAAATTATTGCTGCTAAGGTGCGAAAACAAGCGAGCACACAAGGATTTGAGGAATTTCATTCTGAggtttatgttttgggttttgcACGCCATAGAAATATTGTGATGTTATTGGGTTATTGCTGCAAAGAAGATACTAACATATTGGTTTATGAATATATCTGCAATCGATCACTTGAGTGGCATCTATTCG ATGAAGCAGCCAATGTTCTTGAGTGGAATAAAAGACGAGCAATTGCAATAGGAACTGCGAAAGGATTGCGATTTCTTCACGAAGAGTGTCGCAGTAGTCCTATCATTCACAGGGATCTTAGACCAAGCAATATATTGCTCACTCATGACTTTGTGCCAATG TTAGGTGACTTTGGGCTTGCAAAGTGGAAGACAAATGATTCTCCTATCCAGACTAGAATCCTTGGTACATTGGG TTATCTTGCACCAGAATATGCAGAGAATGGCATGGTTTCAGTGAGAACAGATGTTTATGCATACGGTATTACTCTTATACAGTTAATATCAGGACGGAAAGTTGTTAATCCAAATATTGAAGATTACCATCAATCCTTAAGACAATGG GCCGAGCCATTAGTTGAGAGCCTTGCATTGCATGATCTAATCGATCCACGccttggagattcatatgaccccTACGAACTATATCACATGGCCAAAACAGCATACTTGTGTGTGAAAGTTGACCCTGAGAAACGTCCATCCATGGGAGAG GTTGTGCAGCTTCTTGAAGGGGAGACCGAACATTTTAAAACATTGACCGAGCAATTCATACCACATTTTAACCCTTGA